In Panacibacter ginsenosidivorans, the following proteins share a genomic window:
- a CDS encoding helix-turn-helix domain-containing protein, translating to MSNDLILQISNRIKEKRKGKKITLQQLAEEVGVTKGLISQIENNRTVPSLTVLLSIIKSLHVDLNDFFDKLDTTEPNEPLIIKASAQQSIEKEYTKGSFYYRITSFKLHGKLVDVVLYRQEKDARKGYVSTQAHEFDYMIKGKMQYTIDGKKYILETGDSFYYNARKQHHTKCLSNEPYEMLVIYFFDEE from the coding sequence ATGAGTAACGACCTTATTCTTCAAATAAGTAACCGTATAAAAGAAAAAAGAAAAGGCAAGAAAATAACCTTGCAGCAACTGGCCGAAGAGGTGGGAGTAACAAAAGGCCTTATATCTCAAATAGAAAACAACCGCACTGTTCCTTCTTTGACTGTATTACTTAGTATCATTAAATCATTGCATGTAGACCTGAATGATTTTTTTGATAAGCTTGATACCACAGAACCCAATGAGCCGCTTATTATAAAAGCCTCGGCACAACAGTCTATCGAAAAGGAATATACTAAGGGCTCATTTTATTATCGTATAACATCTTTCAAACTACATGGCAAACTGGTAGATGTTGTTTTATACCGTCAGGAAAAAGATGCACGTAAAGGGTATGTGTCTACACAGGCTCATGAATTTGACTATATGATCAAGGGTAAAATGCAATACACAATCGACGGTAAAAAATATATACTTGAAACAGGTGATTCTTTTTATTATAATGCCCGCAAACAGCACCACACAAAATGTTTGAGCAATGAGCCTTATGAAATGTTGGTTATATATTTTTTTGATGAAGAATAA
- a CDS encoding SusC/RagA family TonB-linked outer membrane protein, translating to MKQHFNQVQKRWIIGCLSLFLLLHVHAQSMQLKGHITDAAAKKPVASATVENTTTKKSVLTDTEGNFSIAANKNDQLSVSYVGYQTKKITVNDDAFLSIEIISNENQLTDVVVTALGVKKEIKRLGYSIQEVKGEDLIKARDQNPITGLTGKVAGLSVGASAELLRKPTVILRGNELSLYVVDGVPISSDTWNISPDDIESYTVLKGPAAAALYGSRAQYGAILITTKKGLKTKGFTVELNSTNSIDQGFLAFPRLQDEYGPGENQLYAFGNGKGGGLFDNDYDVWGPRFDGRLLPQYDGKYDPNTTYTTTYPGGLTWTGNIEPTPWIARGKNNLGNFLRTGFQTTNNIALNATGDNYSLRFSLSHSYQQSMIPNMELNITNFNMFGSYNVSKRLKIDANLNFNRQYTPNYPDVDYGPNSLLYNVAVWTGADWDVNAPDIRGEWQTGKVGTQSVFAEYQRYHNPWFMVNEWLRGHYKSDIYGYVSGNYKIDDHLNVNLRTQISTYDLLRTEKMPFSAHPYGREGNMGDYREDRRNLFESNSDIQLNYNYTVAKFLNLSGLVGGNARLFNYNSSWTSTDYLNIPNVYSFSNSLNPIQASSFNADMRVYSAYYSLDASLGKYATISVTGRVDKSSALPKGNNSYFYPSISASSVISDYVKMPDVISFLKVRASYAAVHGDATSSTVGTAPFNSITAFGTSPSGNSLYDYPLDYGNNYLSPYGGPDYSLVALYNTSKPYNNQTAAYYSGNLYDPNIKTFNRVSYEAGIDVKFLKNRLGFSATGFQYIDGPRILQNPISSATGYNYYYLNALKTKKTGYELSLSGTPIKTKSGINWNVLVNWSTFQDKYDELPPGQATYNTFFHAGDRVDAFYSSAFVKTTDGKIVFDAAGKPLVNPVSQFLGYLNADFQWSIYNNISWKNLSIGFQFDGSVGGVTTDYMHNKTMRGGRNIETVQGAFGEARLSDDGHAGDASYPGIYVGDGVAVSNGVAINYNSETGEILNYKDLQFAPNTQVTLVQDYISKYYNVSEANLMSKSYAKLREVTITYNFPQQWIQRSFINKLSVSLIGRNLLYFYADKRFKDVDLDQYNYSTGGTGLQSPTTRRYGLNINVVF from the coding sequence ATGAAGCAGCATTTTAACCAGGTACAAAAGAGATGGATTATTGGATGTTTGTCTCTTTTTTTATTGCTGCATGTTCATGCACAGAGCATGCAGTTGAAAGGCCATATTACAGATGCAGCAGCCAAAAAGCCTGTCGCATCTGCAACTGTTGAAAACACTACAACAAAAAAATCTGTGCTTACGGATACGGAAGGTAATTTTTCTATTGCAGCAAATAAGAATGACCAGCTTTCTGTTTCTTATGTAGGTTATCAAACAAAAAAAATTACAGTAAATGACGATGCTTTTTTGAGTATTGAAATAATTTCAAACGAAAACCAGCTTACAGATGTTGTGGTAACAGCTTTAGGTGTAAAGAAAGAAATTAAACGTTTGGGTTATTCTATACAGGAAGTAAAAGGAGAAGATCTTATTAAAGCCAGAGATCAAAATCCAATAACCGGTTTAACTGGTAAGGTTGCCGGGTTATCAGTTGGTGCTTCCGCAGAATTGTTAAGAAAGCCAACCGTTATTTTACGTGGCAATGAGCTTTCTTTATATGTTGTAGATGGGGTGCCCATTAGTTCAGACACATGGAATATAAGCCCTGACGATATTGAATCATATACTGTACTAAAAGGCCCCGCTGCAGCTGCATTATATGGTAGCCGTGCACAATATGGCGCTATACTTATCACAACCAAGAAAGGATTAAAAACAAAGGGATTTACGGTTGAATTGAATTCAACAAATTCGATTGACCAGGGGTTTCTTGCTTTTCCAAGATTGCAGGATGAATACGGTCCTGGTGAAAACCAGTTATACGCTTTTGGAAATGGTAAAGGTGGTGGTTTATTTGATAATGACTATGATGTGTGGGGTCCACGTTTTGATGGACGTCTTCTTCCGCAGTACGATGGCAAATACGATCCTAATACAACTTATACCACTACTTACCCCGGAGGATTGACGTGGACGGGTAATATAGAGCCTACACCATGGATTGCACGTGGCAAGAATAACCTGGGAAATTTTTTAAGAACAGGTTTTCAGACAACGAATAACATTGCTTTAAACGCAACAGGAGATAATTATAGTCTTCGTTTTTCTTTGTCACATTCCTACCAGCAGAGCATGATTCCAAATATGGAGTTGAATATTACCAACTTCAACATGTTTGGATCATACAATGTAAGTAAACGATTAAAGATAGATGCCAATCTTAATTTCAACAGGCAGTACACGCCAAACTATCCTGATGTGGATTATGGCCCTAACAGTTTATTATATAATGTTGCTGTATGGACTGGTGCGGACTGGGATGTGAATGCACCGGATATTCGCGGTGAATGGCAAACCGGGAAAGTGGGTACACAATCTGTATTCGCGGAATACCAGCGTTATCATAATCCATGGTTTATGGTGAATGAATGGCTTCGCGGACATTACAAAAGTGATATTTATGGCTATGTATCGGGTAATTACAAAATTGACGATCATTTAAATGTAAACCTGCGTACCCAAATATCAACTTATGATTTGTTGAGAACAGAAAAAATGCCTTTTTCTGCTCACCCATACGGTCGTGAAGGAAACATGGGCGATTACAGGGAAGATAGGCGAAATCTTTTTGAAAGCAACTCTGATATCCAGTTAAACTATAATTATACTGTCGCAAAATTCCTGAATCTTTCAGGCCTGGTAGGAGGTAATGCAAGATTGTTTAATTATAATTCTAGCTGGACATCTACTGATTATCTTAATATCCCCAATGTATACAGTTTTAGTAATTCGTTGAATCCAATACAGGCAAGCAGTTTTAATGCTGATATGCGTGTGTATAGTGCATACTATTCTTTAGATGCATCCCTTGGTAAATATGCAACAATCTCCGTTACAGGTCGTGTTGATAAATCATCGGCATTACCTAAAGGAAATAACAGCTATTTCTATCCAAGTATTTCTGCGTCATCAGTTATTTCAGATTACGTAAAGATGCCGGATGTAATTTCTTTCTTAAAAGTAAGAGCTTCTTATGCGGCCGTACATGGCGATGCCACTTCATCAACCGTTGGTACTGCTCCGTTTAATTCTATTACCGCTTTTGGAACAAGCCCATCAGGAAACTCATTGTATGATTATCCACTGGATTATGGCAACAATTATTTGTCTCCTTACGGCGGACCAGATTATTCCCTCGTTGCATTATATAATACCAGTAAGCCGTACAATAATCAAACCGCTGCCTATTATTCAGGAAACCTTTACGACCCTAATATCAAAACCTTTAACCGCGTAAGTTATGAAGCTGGTATAGATGTTAAATTCCTGAAAAACCGTTTAGGTTTTTCAGCAACAGGTTTTCAATATATTGATGGACCAAGAATTCTTCAGAACCCTATTTCATCTGCAACGGGTTATAATTATTATTACCTGAATGCTTTAAAGACCAAGAAAACAGGTTATGAATTATCATTATCCGGTACACCCATCAAAACAAAGAGTGGTATTAACTGGAATGTGCTTGTCAACTGGAGCACTTTTCAGGATAAGTATGATGAATTACCACCAGGACAAGCAACCTATAATACCTTCTTCCATGCAGGTGACCGTGTGGACGCATTTTACAGCAGTGCATTTGTAAAAACAACAGACGGCAAAATAGTATTTGATGCAGCTGGCAAACCATTGGTAAATCCTGTGTCTCAATTCCTCGGGTACTTAAATGCGGATTTTCAGTGGAGCATCTATAACAATATTAGCTGGAAAAATCTTTCTATCGGTTTTCAATTTGATGGTAGTGTAGGTGGTGTTACCACAGATTATATGCACAACAAAACAATGCGTGGTGGCAGAAATATTGAAACAGTACAAGGTGCATTCGGTGAAGCAAGGCTTTCTGATGATGGACATGCAGGGGATGCTTCTTACCCGGGTATTTATGTTGGTGATGGGGTTGCTGTAAGTAATGGAGTTGCTATCAACTACAATTCAGAAACAGGCGAAATATTAAATTATAAGGATCTTCAATTTGCGCCTAACACGCAGGTTACATTGGTACAGGATTACATAAGTAAGTATTACAATGTATCTGAAGCGAACCTAATGAGCAAATCTTATGCAAAACTGCGTGAGGTAACTATTACTTATAACTTCCCGCAACAGTGGATACAAAGAAGTTTTATCAACAAATTAAGTGTTTCATTAATTGGCCGCAACCTGCTGTATTTCTACGCAGATAAACGTTTTAAAGATGTAGACCTTGACCAGTATAATTATAGCACTGGCGGTACGGGTTTACAATCTCCCACTACACGCAGATATGGTTTAAATATCAATGTGGTGTTTTAA
- a CDS encoding PH domain-containing protein: MTYKTSLDKTAIIITIAVTVLFAFIIIGQFAIIKDEGSAIPIYTTTACLLIYFLAFAFTPVNYIVTTEEIIVRRPLSNVHIKRADIKSVELIDKNKIAGSLRTFGNGGLFGYYGNFANFSLGRMTWYATRRDKPVLVTTTANKKIILTPDEPEKFVKEFSE; the protein is encoded by the coding sequence ATGACTTATAAAACTTCTTTAGATAAGACTGCTATAATTATAACAATTGCTGTAACTGTTTTATTTGCCTTTATTATAATCGGGCAATTCGCAATCATCAAGGATGAAGGAAGTGCCATTCCAATTTACACAACAACAGCCTGCCTGCTTATTTATTTTTTGGCATTTGCATTCACGCCTGTTAATTATATTGTTACTACTGAAGAAATTATCGTTCGCAGACCACTTTCGAATGTTCATATAAAAAGAGCCGACATTAAAAGCGTAGAATTAATTGATAAGAATAAAATTGCAGGTTCATTGCGCACATTTGGCAACGGCGGGCTATTTGGATATTATGGAAACTTTGCAAATTTTTCTTTAGGCCGTATGACGTGGTATGCAACCCGCCGTGATAAACCTGTTTTAGTCACAACCACAGCCAACAAAAAAATTATCCTCACACCAGATGAACCAGAGAAATTCGTAAAAGAATTTAGTGAATAG
- a CDS encoding RNA polymerase sigma factor yields the protein MRKFNEFTDTELVLSFQDGNSYALEALINRYKDKLFSSIQFIVKDKFLAEDLFQETFLRIIDTLRSKRYNEEGKFLPWAMRIAHNLCVDYFRKVKRTPTIVTGDNKDVFDVIVVVNENAEQKIIKKQGYDRMHQMLSALPEEQREVIVLRHFGDMSFKDIAAVTNCSINTALGRMRYGLINLRKMMLEKQVSL from the coding sequence ATGAGAAAGTTTAACGAATTCACCGACACCGAACTGGTACTATCTTTTCAAGATGGCAATTCCTATGCCCTTGAAGCCCTTATCAACCGCTATAAGGACAAATTGTTCAGTTCAATTCAGTTTATTGTGAAAGACAAATTTCTGGCAGAGGATCTCTTCCAGGAAACTTTTTTACGCATCATTGATACATTGCGCAGCAAACGTTACAATGAAGAAGGTAAGTTTCTTCCTTGGGCCATGCGTATTGCGCACAACCTTTGTGTAGATTATTTCCGCAAGGTTAAACGTACGCCAACTATTGTTACCGGCGATAACAAAGATGTATTCGATGTTATTGTAGTAGTAAACGAAAATGCGGAGCAAAAGATCATTAAGAAACAAGGTTATGATCGCATGCATCAAATGCTTTCTGCATTACCAGAAGAACAACGCGAAGTAATTGTACTGCGCCATTTTGGTGATATGAGTTTTAAAGATATAGCAGCAGTTACCAACTGCAGCATTAATACTGCACTCGGCAGAATGCGTTATGGATTAATAAACCTGCGCAAGATGATGCTCGAAAAACAAGTAAGCTTATAA
- the uvrA gene encoding excinuclease ABC subunit UvrA, with translation MSDRIIAKKPAKVKMHKHSKSANDIFIKGARVHNLKDISVSFPRNKFIVVTGVSGSGKSSLTIDTLFAEGQRRYAESLSAYARQFMSRMVKPDVDYIKGLCPAIAIEQKVITRTPRSTVGSMTEIYDYLRLLYARAGRTISPVSGREVKKDDVADVLKAIKLLLVGSKVIILVAFKQHAKREIREDLNILIQKGFSRLFINDQAVKIEELLELNDKALNEKVNTKKLQPYILIDRIVTRNFDEDDLHRISDSIGTAFYEGEGEMYVQVNGVELLHFSNKFELDGIQFEEPVPNLFSFNNPFGACPTCEGFSQVLGIDEDLVIPDRRLSVYDSGVAPWKGEKLGWWREQFVKGAKSIDFPIHKPIADLTPAQYELLWNGKGNVYGIHAFFKEVEQNLYKVQYRVLLSRYRGRTNCPDCHGFRLRKEALYVKVGGKHIGELCQMQTKDLKQWFNKLQLNDHDKQIAKRILIELHQRLQTLIDVGLGYLTLNRLANSLSGGESQRIQLTRSLGSNLTNSLYILDEPSIGLHSRDTERLINVLKQLRDAGNTVVVVEHDEMMMREADHIIDMGPLASHLGGEVIAAGNYNEIISNPESLTGKYLKGELQVSIPKVSRKYLRYLRVENARHNNLKDITVEFPLNMLCVVSGVSGSGKTTLVKQILYPALKKIKGEFADKVGFHKALTGDVDYITQVELVDQNPIGKSSRSNPVTYIKAYDQIRDLYANQPLSRIRGFQPKHFSFNVDGGRCDTCKGEGEQVVEMQFLADVHLTCEVCGGKKFKEEVLEVQYKNKSIFDVLELSVDESIEFFKEEKTLTKALQPLQDVGLGYVKLGQSSDTLSGGEAQRVKLASFLGKGKASGNVLFIFDEPTTGLHFHDINKLLTSFNALIEQGHSIIVIEHNTDVIKNADWVIDLGPEAGDAGGNLVFAGKPADLKKVKESYTAKFL, from the coding sequence ATGTCTGATAGAATTATAGCAAAGAAACCGGCGAAAGTGAAAATGCATAAACATAGCAAATCGGCAAACGATATTTTTATTAAAGGTGCAAGGGTACATAACCTTAAGGATATTTCTGTCTCATTCCCCAGAAATAAATTTATAGTTGTTACTGGTGTTTCGGGTAGTGGTAAATCATCACTTACTATAGATACTTTATTTGCAGAAGGCCAGCGAAGATACGCTGAAAGCCTTAGTGCTTATGCAAGGCAGTTTATGAGCCGTATGGTAAAGCCTGATGTTGATTATATAAAAGGTCTATGCCCGGCTATTGCTATTGAGCAAAAAGTTATTACAAGGACACCACGAAGCACGGTTGGAAGTATGACAGAAATATATGATTATCTGCGCCTGCTTTATGCACGTGCTGGCAGAACTATTTCTCCGGTTAGTGGCAGGGAAGTTAAGAAAGATGATGTTGCCGATGTACTTAAGGCTATCAAATTATTATTGGTTGGTTCAAAAGTAATTATACTTGTTGCTTTTAAACAGCACGCCAAAAGAGAAATAAGGGAAGACCTGAATATTCTTATACAAAAAGGTTTCTCACGCCTATTCATCAATGACCAGGCTGTTAAAATTGAAGAACTACTGGAACTAAATGACAAAGCACTTAATGAAAAAGTAAATACAAAAAAATTACAACCCTATATTTTAATTGACCGTATAGTAACCAGGAACTTTGATGAAGACGACCTGCACCGCATTTCTGATTCTATTGGTACAGCATTTTATGAAGGCGAAGGTGAGATGTATGTACAGGTAAATGGTGTTGAGTTACTACACTTCAGTAATAAGTTTGAACTCGATGGAATACAATTCGAAGAGCCTGTACCTAATTTATTTTCTTTTAATAATCCTTTTGGTGCCTGCCCCACCTGCGAGGGCTTTAGCCAGGTGCTGGGTATAGATGAAGACCTGGTAATACCAGACAGAAGACTGAGTGTGTACGATTCCGGAGTTGCTCCATGGAAGGGTGAAAAGCTTGGATGGTGGAGAGAGCAATTTGTAAAGGGCGCCAAATCCATTGACTTCCCCATTCATAAACCTATTGCCGATCTTACCCCTGCACAATACGAGCTTTTATGGAACGGCAAAGGAAATGTTTATGGTATTCATGCTTTTTTTAAAGAAGTGGAGCAAAATCTTTATAAGGTACAATACAGGGTTTTGCTCAGCCGCTATCGGGGTCGTACCAATTGCCCGGATTGCCATGGCTTTCGTTTACGCAAAGAAGCGCTCTATGTAAAAGTAGGCGGCAAACATATTGGTGAATTGTGCCAGATGCAAACCAAAGACCTAAAGCAATGGTTCAATAAATTACAGTTAAACGATCATGACAAACAGATTGCTAAAAGAATATTGATAGAACTACATCAGCGTTTGCAAACATTGATCGATGTTGGTCTTGGTTATCTCACCTTAAACCGTTTGGCCAATTCCTTAAGCGGTGGTGAAAGTCAACGCATACAACTAACGCGCAGTCTTGGAAGTAACCTCACTAACTCCTTATATATATTAGATGAGCCTTCTATTGGGTTGCATTCAAGAGATACAGAAAGGCTCATCAATGTATTAAAACAATTACGTGATGCTGGCAACACGGTTGTAGTAGTGGAACATGATGAAATGATGATGCGTGAAGCAGACCATATTATAGATATGGGGCCACTCGCCTCTCATCTGGGTGGCGAAGTAATTGCAGCAGGCAATTATAATGAGATCATCAGTAATCCCGAAAGTCTTACCGGTAAATATCTCAAAGGTGAGCTGCAGGTAAGCATTCCAAAAGTGAGCAGGAAATATTTACGTTACCTGCGTGTTGAAAATGCAAGGCATAACAATTTAAAAGATATCACAGTTGAATTTCCATTAAATATGCTTTGCGTGGTTAGCGGCGTTAGCGGCAGTGGTAAAACAACATTGGTAAAACAAATTTTATACCCGGCACTTAAAAAAATAAAAGGTGAGTTTGCAGACAAAGTTGGTTTTCACAAAGCACTTACCGGCGATGTTGATTACATTACGCAGGTAGAACTCGTTGATCAAAATCCCATTGGTAAATCATCCCGCAGCAATCCTGTTACTTATATAAAAGCATACGACCAGATACGCGACCTCTATGCCAATCAACCGCTTTCCAGAATTCGTGGTTTTCAGCCCAAACATTTTTCTTTCAATGTAGATGGTGGCCGATGCGATACTTGTAAAGGAGAAGGTGAACAGGTGGTTGAAATGCAGTTTCTTGCAGATGTGCACCTCACCTGCGAAGTATGTGGTGGAAAAAAATTCAAAGAAGAAGTTTTAGAAGTCCAGTACAAAAACAAAAGCATTTTTGATGTGCTGGAACTAAGCGTTGATGAATCCATAGAATTCTTCAAAGAAGAAAAAACATTGACAAAAGCATTACAGCCATTGCAGGATGTTGGTCTTGGTTATGTAAAGCTTGGCCAGAGCAGCGATACGCTTAGCGGCGGCGAGGCACAGCGTGTAAAGCTGGCATCTTTTCTTGGCAAAGGCAAAGCAAGCGGCAATGTGCTGTTCATTTTCGATGAGCCAACAACAGGACTGCACTTTCACGACATCAATAAGCTCCTTACTTCCTTCAATGCGCTGATAGAGCAGGGTCATTCCATCATCGTTATAGAACACAACACAGATGTTATAAAGAATGCAGATTGGGTAATTGATCTTGGTCCTGAAGCCGGAGATGCAGGTGGCAATCTTGTGTTTGCCGGCAAGCCCGCCGATCTTAAGAAAGTAAAAGAAAGCTATACGGCAAAATTCCTGTAA
- a CDS encoding VOC family protein produces MRQKLNLITLGVDDFEKSLHFYEKGFGWKKSEKSIDDLALFPLGGITLALYPRKELAADVTVEYQPTTFSGLTLAYNTKSEKEVDEVLAKVETLGATIIKPAQKVFWGGYSGYFKDLDGYVIEVAHNPFWELDENDNLKL; encoded by the coding sequence ATGAGACAGAAACTAAATTTAATAACGCTTGGCGTTGATGATTTTGAAAAGTCATTGCACTTTTATGAAAAAGGGTTTGGCTGGAAAAAATCTGAAAAAAGCATCGACGATCTTGCATTATTTCCTTTAGGCGGAATAACACTTGCATTATACCCCAGGAAAGAACTTGCCGCAGATGTAACAGTAGAATACCAGCCAACAACATTTTCAGGCTTAACGCTTGCCTATAACACCAAATCAGAAAAAGAGGTAGATGAGGTTTTGGCAAAAGTTGAAACACTTGGTGCAACAATTATTAAACCTGCACAAAAAGTATTCTGGGGCGGTTATAGTGGTTACTTTAAAGACCTTGATGGTTATGTAATTGAAGTTGCACATAATCCTTTTTGGGAGCTTGATGAAAACGATAATCTGAAATTATAA
- a CDS encoding ArnT family glycosyltransferase produces MRASIQRFFPLLVLVGVALNATGLFNDVLEPDGTLYATIAKHMALSNDWINLIGDNHDWLDKPHFPFWITAFSYKIFGINSFAYKFPAFLFWLFGIRFTYLLAKELYNITVAQVSVLVYVIALHSVLANFDVRAEPYLTTLTIGSIYYMYKVYREKKFSYILLAALLAACAVMTKGIFALLTIGGGFVMYWIVNKEWKEFINYRWYVLVLLILVFILPELYCLYMQFDLHPEKVVFGTTGISGIKFFFWDSQFGRFFNTGPIQGSGDISFFLHTTLWAFLPWSVVFYIAVVRLFRRNNRLTNKAQWIIFASAGLTFILFSFSKFQLPHYIIILFPQFSIMAADYLVRLFEGSSAKAQKAIFILQTVILVIVAAAVVFLCIYVQLPLQALIIFLTAFILTASLILFRKVSFINICFRSFAFALILYPFLNFIFYPYIMQYESGMVAARWLNEHNYKTPAAMYKEFMHSFEFYAAGEPAWLYNNDDVKNFAAAHQPCVIYAAKESVDSLQQAGLKIKVLHNFEYYRISMLTGEFLNPATRTAVTRKTVLLQVMPE; encoded by the coding sequence ATGCGTGCATCTATTCAACGTTTTTTTCCTTTATTGGTACTGGTGGGTGTTGCACTTAATGCAACAGGATTATTCAATGATGTGCTTGAACCCGATGGCACATTGTATGCTACCATTGCCAAGCATATGGCTTTGAGCAATGACTGGATAAATCTTATAGGTGATAACCACGACTGGCTTGATAAACCACATTTTCCTTTCTGGATAACTGCGTTTAGTTATAAAATTTTTGGCATAAATTCTTTTGCATACAAGTTCCCGGCATTTTTATTCTGGTTGTTTGGTATACGATTTACTTATCTGCTTGCAAAAGAATTATATAATATAACAGTGGCGCAGGTTTCTGTACTGGTTTATGTAATAGCATTACATTCTGTACTTGCCAATTTTGATGTAAGGGCAGAGCCTTACCTTACCACACTTACAATCGGCAGCATATATTATATGTATAAAGTATACAGGGAAAAGAAATTTTCTTATATACTGCTTGCTGCATTGCTTGCCGCCTGTGCCGTAATGACAAAAGGCATTTTTGCGTTACTTACTATTGGTGGTGGTTTTGTTATGTACTGGATAGTAAACAAGGAATGGAAAGAGTTTATTAATTATCGCTGGTATGTTTTAGTATTATTGATACTTGTATTTATACTTCCCGAATTGTATTGCCTGTATATGCAGTTTGATCTGCACCCGGAAAAAGTTGTGTTTGGAACAACGGGTATTTCGGGTATAAAATTCTTTTTCTGGGATAGCCAGTTTGGAAGGTTCTTTAACACCGGGCCAATACAAGGCAGCGGTGATATAAGTTTTTTCCTGCACACCACATTATGGGCTTTTCTTCCTTGGTCGGTTGTGTTTTATATTGCGGTTGTAAGATTATTCCGCAGGAATAACAGGCTTACCAATAAAGCACAGTGGATCATCTTTGCCAGCGCCGGTTTAACATTTATATTATTCTCGTTTTCTAAATTTCAATTGCCGCATTATATTATTATACTGTTTCCACAGTTTTCTATAATGGCGGCAGATTATCTTGTAAGATTGTTTGAAGGTAGTTCTGCAAAGGCGCAGAAAGCAATATTTATTTTACAGACTGTGATCCTGGTTATTGTGGCCGCAGCAGTTGTATTTCTTTGCATCTATGTACAGTTGCCATTGCAGGCACTAATTATTTTTTTAACCGCATTTATTTTAACCGCCTCGCTTATCTTATTCCGGAAGGTTTCTTTCATAAATATTTGTTTCAGAAGTTTTGCTTTTGCTTTGATCCTCTACCCATTTCTGAATTTTATTTTTTACCCGTACATAATGCAATACGAAAGCGGGATGGTGGCAGCAAGATGGCTGAATGAGCACAATTATAAAACGCCTGCCGCCATGTATAAGGAATTCATGCATTCATTTGAATTTTATGCGGCAGGTGAACCAGCCTGGCTTTATAATAATGATGATGTAAAAAACTTTGCTGCTGCGCACCAGCCTTGTGTTATTTATGCTGCAAAAGAAAGCGTTGACAGTCTGCAGCAGGCTGGCCTCAAAATAAAAGTGCTGCATAATTTTGAATATTACCGGATAAGTATGCTTACAGGCGAGTTCCTGAATCCTGCGACAAGAACAGCAGTAACGAGAAAAACAGTATTGTTACAAGTAATGCCTGAGTAA
- a CDS encoding DUF922 domain-containing protein encodes MKKAFIIISIIFSILPHKIFCQDTINWRPSYKLTWQDFRAKPDEASEFGALSDCSISYSFIYKDDSLSFKIASLFTRSKSWLKFRDDTILLKHEQGHFDINELFTRKLKKAFKAYSFNPVSVNKDLEAIFNKVWEEKKAFDARYDKETDHSINKAKQLEWSEMIATELNDLNEFK; translated from the coding sequence ATGAAAAAAGCTTTTATAATTATCTCAATCATTTTTTCAATCCTGCCACATAAAATTTTTTGCCAGGATACCATTAACTGGCGGCCTTCTTACAAATTAACATGGCAGGATTTCAGGGCCAAACCAGACGAAGCTTCCGAATTTGGCGCGTTAAGCGATTGCAGTATATCATACAGCTTTATTTACAAAGACGATTCACTCTCTTTTAAGATCGCATCATTATTTACAAGGTCAAAATCTTGGTTAAAATTCAGAGATGATACTATATTACTTAAACATGAACAAGGCCATTTTGATATAAACGAATTGTTTACAAGAAAACTAAAGAAAGCATTCAAAGCTTATTCGTTTAACCCTGTAAGCGTTAATAAAGACCTCGAAGCAATTTTCAATAAAGTATGGGAAGAGAAGAAAGCATTTGATGCACGCTACGATAAAGAAACAGATCACTCTATAAATAAAGCCAAACAACTTGAATGGAGTGAAATGATCGCAACGGAACTTAATGATCTGAATGAATTCAAATAA
- a CDS encoding GtrA family protein, producing the protein MNEFNLENFYKLIRFGITGLIGMVVDFSTTWLVREKLKWNQYVANSCGFTLAVINNYLINRYWTFHSNQNWLPEFGKFLLFSLIGLLLNNSLLYFFHEKLKVRFYYAKAMAIGCVFIWNFFSNWLYNFH; encoded by the coding sequence ATGAATGAATTTAACCTGGAGAATTTTTATAAACTGATAAGGTTTGGTATTACCGGTCTTATTGGTATGGTGGTAGATTTTAGCACTACCTGGCTTGTGCGTGAAAAATTAAAATGGAACCAATATGTTGCTAACTCTTGTGGATTTACACTGGCTGTTATCAATAATTATCTGATTAACCGCTACTGGACCTTTCACAGCAATCAAAACTGGCTACCGGAATTTGGAAAATTTTTACTATTTAGCCTAATAGGGTTACTGCTAAATAATAGCCTGCTTTATTTTTTTCATGAAAAACTTAAAGTGCGGTTTTATTATGCCAAAGCAATGGCCATAGGTTGTGTATTTATCTGGAACTTTTTCTCCAATTGGCTGTACAATTTTCACTAA